A window of Mucilaginibacter paludis DSM 18603 contains these coding sequences:
- a CDS encoding exo-alpha-sialidase: MVFVLYSCKKNDTSIIIESVPTANVNVNTSPMVPTAIADPTVFSDGNTNESLEGQILVKQKANTAFLNRSWQGIPSITADKSNNLFTAWYSGTNGEGPGNYITVSVSKDLGKTWLDNEAVITPTAKSLVRFFDACLWTDPYGNVYLFWAKVKSTLVWDGVGGVWYSRMALVNDTLRFDTPRRLSDGIMMNKPICINNNADIIFPISVWRSSPTPAGLDGAFIYKGSFAIKNSFLKISYLPAAQPQTGLNIEHMVTDLGNGHLFALTRTGAGNNAGNIQYSNSYNNGSSWDTISGFKTIFPNAASRVFIGKLKSGNILLIINNSFYRTNLTVFLSVNNGVSWKYKSVLVENDIVAAPSYPDAVQTTDNVIHMVNDADRYGAGLINHTSFTEQDIINGDIGVFYRSTVSKK; the protein is encoded by the coding sequence TTGGTTTTTGTTTTGTATTCATGCAAAAAAAATGATACATCAATCATTATAGAAAGCGTTCCTACAGCTAATGTAAATGTCAATACATCCCCAATGGTTCCTACAGCCATTGCGGATCCAACGGTTTTTTCAGACGGAAATACAAATGAATCTTTAGAAGGACAGATTTTAGTTAAGCAGAAAGCAAATACCGCATTTTTAAACAGAAGCTGGCAAGGCATACCATCCATCACAGCCGATAAAAGTAATAATTTGTTTACGGCTTGGTACTCCGGTACAAATGGAGAGGGGCCAGGTAACTATATCACGGTTTCCGTTAGCAAGGATCTTGGAAAAACCTGGTTGGATAATGAGGCTGTGATTACGCCTACTGCCAAGAGTTTAGTTCGCTTTTTTGACGCATGCTTATGGACAGACCCTTATGGTAATGTTTATCTCTTCTGGGCTAAAGTAAAATCGACCTTGGTGTGGGATGGCGTAGGCGGGGTTTGGTACTCAAGGATGGCACTTGTAAACGATACGTTAAGATTTGATACTCCGAGAAGGTTGTCCGATGGAATAATGATGAATAAACCCATCTGTATCAATAACAACGCTGATATTATTTTCCCGATAAGTGTTTGGAGATCATCACCTACACCGGCTGGCCTCGATGGTGCTTTTATTTATAAAGGGAGCTTTGCGATAAAAAATAGTTTCCTGAAAATTTCTTACCTTCCAGCAGCTCAGCCCCAAACCGGACTCAATATTGAGCACATGGTTACCGATTTAGGCAATGGCCATTTGTTTGCGCTTACGCGAACGGGGGCAGGTAATAATGCCGGTAATATTCAATATTCAAATAGTTATAACAATGGCAGTAGTTGGGATACTATTAGCGGCTTTAAAACAATATTTCCTAATGCTGCTTCCCGGGTATTCATTGGAAAGTTAAAAAGTGGTAATATCTTATTAATTATTAATAATAGTTTTTACAGAACTAACTTGACGGTTTTTTTATCGGTAAATAATGGCGTGAGCTGGAAATATAAATCGGTATTGGTAGAAAACGATATAGTCGCGGCACCCAGTTATCCTGATGCTGTTCAGACAACTGATAATGTAATTCATATGGTAAACGATGCTGATCGATATGGAGCAGGCTTGATAAACCATACCTCATTTACTGAACAAGATATTATTAATGGGGATATTGGCGTTTTTTATAGGAGCACGGTTTCAAAAAAGTAA